The Tripterygium wilfordii isolate XIE 37 chromosome 1, ASM1340144v1, whole genome shotgun sequence sequence TGGAATCAAGTCACTGCTTCCTCCAAAGATAGAGTGCAGTCATCAGTTCTTGAAGTTTTTCACGAGGACAAAGAAATGGTGGGCAGAGATGATTACCTTGAAAGAGTAGTctttgacttgaatgagattCCAACAAGAGTTCCACCTGACAGCCCCTGGCTCCTCAGTGGTACAGACTAGAAGATCGGCGAAGGGAAGCAACCAGCCTGTTCATAGATTTCTGTCTTTGTGCAGCTGTTGTGCTCTGTGAAACCCCGTCAAGAGAGTGGCGGCTCTGGTCTCGGGTTTGTACTATTTGCGGCATCCCACGTTGCAAGCTACCTTCAGTGCCCAGCAATTTCTTCAAGAGGTGGCCTGCTCAAACCGACAACCTACTACATAATGCTAGTACGTCTGTTCATCGTTGCCTGTTCCTTTTGGGCAAGTCTAGAAGCTGTTCCACTCAGTATCTCCTTGTTAATTCTCCTCTTTTTCAGCGATGTCTCCCTGTAGCCATCCATGTGCGAGTTCACAAGGTTCTCTTTCGGTTCTTACAATTCTTAACACCACTACTACCGAGTTTGGACTGAAGGTTGACCTTGGCACACTGATAGAATCACTCCACAATATCAGAGCCACTAATTCAACCCACCAAGACAATGATTTGGGAGAAACAAAAATCCATTTGCATTAGCATTGTCTCAAAATGTCATATAGCTGTTCATAACAAATAAAACCGGAATAGTACATCAACTAAGACAAAGTTCaagcaaaacccaaaaaaaatgtagCAAAAGAAACAACCCTAATTCTTGGCAAGCCTTGATCTAGAAGACGAGCTCGTGAGGTTTCATGCCTGCCTTGAGAGAGAACCTGGCAGCCAAATAAGTCTTCAAGTCTGGAACTCCTTCAACTGCTTTGATCAATGGTGTGTCCACAGCCTTTTGATCGTCCTTCTTCTCCTGAGGGAGCTCATTTTTGTCCTGCAATTTGCATCGTAGGTTAATAAAAAGTCTCCGATGAGagaaaaacaaccaaaaaatgCAAACATATTTTACAACTGAAAAAAGTGAATTATCAGCTGAAACTGACCTCTTTCTCTGCCTCAAAGAACTCGCCttctcccttcttcttcttctctgtagCTTTTTTGGCAAAGTACTTGTCATCGAATTTATCCAAGTTGACTCCAGAAATATCAACCTTGGTGGAAGTCCCAATTACATAAGCTTGATTGACACGCCTTAAGGGAACACCATTGACCTTAAACGGTCCTATTGCACAagtaaaattgattttcaagTCATTGAAATATTTGGCGAGAGAGCACTATATAAAAAAGAATTCCCCAACAGCCAAAGAGACTTATGTGATAAATTCTAAATACTCAGAATCAGCAACAGATAGCTGTTATCCAGAAGAACTATCAgccccttttgtttttttctagGAAGTCTCATTTCCAGCTATTAACACAAACTCCACCCAATCTCAAGTTTAGTATAGAACCACCAATAATAGAATGATCAAATCTACAACCCAATAATATTTCGAAAAACATCTTAACTGGTTAAGAGCCTCGTCAGGTCCAAGAAAGCAATTGAGGACACATAGCCTCAATAGCATTGCAGAGTATTAACAAACATTTCACAAAAACTTTTGACACTCGTGAAACTATATAACAAACATTGCACAGTATTAACAAACATTTCAGAGCATAAAATCTAAGCATCAGTAGAGCAAGACAATTGAAGGAAACAAACAACCAGCTGCACGAAGCAACTACAGAGACACCATCTTGACACAGAAGAATATGCTACACATGATGTGAGACTCAAATACACAGCAAGTACGAAGAAATAAATGAACAAAAGGAGAGCTCTCATACACACCAGAGATGAGAAGCAACCCAGATGGCAGCTGCTTTAGGAACACCACTCGCTTGCCCTTGAACCTACCAGCAAGGATGACAAGAACGGTACCTGGGGTGATGCTGGACCTACAGAgcaacaaaataatgaaataagaTAAGAGACAGGATAACATTACAAGCAATGAGAAAATATCATAGAGATAAACGAACCAAATTAACTAGACAGATGGTTACAATATTCTCGTCACAAACTGTGAACAAGTAATTTGACACACCCCAAGAGAACAGCTACGAATTTATTACTTGAACACAGAATGAGACAGAGAAATCAAAACTAAATAAACTATGAAAACTGAGTAAGCATTGATAAAACCACTAATGTACCACGAATAGATCCATGCTCTTACATTACATTTGCACACTGAGGTACATATATCAACAGTTTCTCAGCAGTATAATTGTATAAAGACAACTATATTTGTAAAATTCTAAAAACCCACATAAGGGCAACCCCATATACTCCTTTAGGTTTAAACACCTCCGTATACATAAACAAAGAACTTATCTTCCAATAATCAGTagcacaaaaacacaaaagaataaaTCTGAAAACTACCAAATCAGATACCTGAGCTTAGTGATTCTTGGCTTGTGCTTGTTAACAAGCGGTTTCTTTACATCATCGGCAGGGTAGAACTTGGGCGCTTTTTCTGGAGCGGCGGCAGCCTTAGG is a genomic window containing:
- the LOC119996930 gene encoding 60S ribosomal protein L6-like yields the protein MAPKQRKPHTSRNPDLIRGIGKYSRSQMYHKRGLWAIKAKNGGKFPHHDPKPKAAAAPEKAPKFYPADDVKKPLVNKHKPRITKLRSSITPGTVLVILAGRFKGKRVVFLKQLPSGLLLISGPFKVNGVPLRRVNQAYVIGTSTKVDISGVNLDKFDDKYFAKKATEKKKKGEGEFFEAEKEDKNELPQEKKDDQKAVDTPLIKAVEGVPDLKTYLAARFSLKAGMKPHELVF